Proteins from a single region of Cryptococcus neoformans var. neoformans JEC21 chromosome 6 sequence:
- a CDS encoding plasma membrane fusion-related protein, putative: MSYPQAPSKFVNPDEIIPLSPPTKPPFAQYAASPLPATPHTPYSPPSPSRLSETIPLRPYLSLLPRILLTFFSPCLLPMILTIAHLIQNRSSTASLATSLKSSVLSACSGLAKAAASIKTLPRYLAMQTNQEAIRATQASILAIGTMLMDAITIIEAVVNFIVDTYRSLLLCTIELAVRGTLEILISAVQTISDAVTDTLNSVRSNIQDDIGDANDIIQTAVSAINRVTTLVNLNISVPEFSIPALSFLQNVTIPTTFEDGLITLNSSLPTLTDLKKKMDEIIDTPFEALISEINSTRLEMAASFNSSILSVPSLSSLSANSANDLSNDLCSDLDTSLIDDTAKALHKLSSIAIGLMFLLLFLIWAALAVWEWRKWKLMKDTVDAVNEEWDRDGKSDAWRMVAIVEHPVLERYSGTFLGKIAKMPRTRTNLRWFLSYLAHPTCLALLFISLFGFLSIQFQLVALNALKAHAQSSANSTVTASTNSLVTKLNAAALNSSQEYADSYNEAIAGYQDRINNELFGSWVNTTAVTLNSTLVEFYDEVEKALNASFGGTILYNPINTFMYCILGSKITNLEKGLTWISEHAFVDLPTFPSDILLLSNDSMNEIATPIAAAAVGSGDGGDDDDGVVGTLISHFESALKVERTFYGIMLGVWLALFLIGLAVVIWNSGGREKFMALRGVPSSSSPPGYGPPESKHPRWKAWLTNNHPIYDSYAEKQFRGTTPTNCLESYTHADVPNVNNGNDDHEKSFFKMRDSHAAGPFGSHATSAVRSTIASLAAPGQSFLKLSGRKLTDTTTPYDDKVPLAPVQTSEKYSRDHANSPFPRPSSESSESSAAQPFWVDKFYGAFEGVKSFFPTRSQRLGAALARKASQRTEGSFGASQVPTARTPGHDWIGGHQCLPEKKAEPEWSMVDPRMLGRALEDDKGRYPRVLPPSEMAAANYNPHPVYPRPMSRASTLGEGMVIPSTTSHPDPFQDMPPLPPKHKRASMDYVEEYESSHSRSSREDSRHGGVTSPASSSVSYFAAEPQLVSASKVQVGVAQKGGQATRALAEIVKELQEKRERKDPFGDDYERGL; encoded by the exons ATGTCTTACCCACAAGCTCCTTCCAAATTTGTCAATCCTGACGAGATTATTCCTTTGTCTCCACCCACCAAACCCCCCTTCGCACAATATGCTGcgtctcctcttccagcgACGCCTCATACCCCCTactctccaccatcacccTCTCGACTGTCAGAGACCATCCCTCTGCGACCATATCTCTCATTATTACCACGAATTCTGcttaccttcttctcgccatGTCTTCTACCTATGATTCTCACCATAGCTCATCTCATACAAAACCGTTCTTCAACAGCTTCCCTGGCCACTTCTCTCAAGTCTTCGGTTCTCTCTGCATGCTCAGGTCTTGCCAAGGCAGCAGCATCTATCAAAACCCTGCCGAGGTATTTGGCCATGCAGACAAACCAAGAGGCCATAAGGGCGACACAAGCGAGTATTTTAGCCATTGGGACCATGTTGATGGATGCAATCACCATAATTGAAGCTGTTGTCAACTTTATAGTAGATACATATAGGAGCCTGTTGCTGTGCACTATTGAGCTGGCTGTAAGAGGAACTTTGGAAATTCTGATATCTGCTGTGCAAACT ATTTCTGATGCGGTCACGGACACTTTGAATTCAGTTCGTAGTAATATACAAGATGATATCGGTGACGCCAACGATATTATCCAGACTGCTGTAAGCGCGATCAAT AGAGTTACAACACTTGTTAATTTAAACATTTCTGTACCCGAGTTCTCCATCCCCGCACTATCATTCTTGCAGAATGTCACCATTCCTACCACATTTGAGGATGGTCTTATCACcctcaactcttcccttcccacgcTGACCgatctgaagaagaaaatggaCGAAATTATTGATACCCCTTTTGAGGCTCTCATCAGCGAGATTAATTCGACTCGTCTCGAGATGGCAGCTAGTTTCAACTCATCCATTCTTTCTGTTCCTTCGctgtcttctctttccgCCAACAGTGCCAACGATCTTTCCAACGATCTTTGCTCTGATCTTGATACTTCTCTGATTGACGATACAGCCAAGGCGTTACACAAGCTTTCCAGCATTGCGATCGGCTTGATGTTCCTGTTGCTTTTCCTTATTTGGGCTGCTTTGGCAGTATGGGAATGGCGTAAATGGAAGCTTATGAAGGATACAGTCGATGCCGTTAATGAAGAGTGGGatagagatggaaagagtgATGCATGGAGAATGGTAGCGATCGTTGAGCATCCAGTGCTGGAAAGATATTCCGGGACTTTCTTGGGGAAGATTGCGAAGATGCCGCGCACGAGAACAAATCTACGATGGTTTT TATCCTATCTTGCGCATCCGACGTGTCTTGCGCTCCTCTTCATATCACTGTTTGGTTTCCTCTCCATACAGTTCCAGCTCGTCGCTCTCAATGCTCTCAAGGCACATGCCCAGTCTAGCGCCAATTCTACTGTCACCGCTTCCACCAACTCACTTGTCACCAAGTTGAACGCTGCGGCCTTGAACAGTAGCCAGGAATATGCCGATTCGTATAACGAGGCTATTGCAGGATATCAAGACAGAATCAACAATGAGCTGTTCGGAAGCTGGGTGAACACTACAGCAGTTACTCTCAATTCCACACTTGTAGAGTTTTATGACGAAGTTGAGAAGG CACTCAATGCTTCATTCGGGGGCACCATCCTCTACAACCCGATCAATACCTTCATGTACTGTATCCTCGGCTCCAAGATCACCAATCTTGAAAAGGGTCTCACTTGGATATCCGAGCACGCCTTTGTCGACCTTCCTACCTTTCCGTCCgatatccttcttctctccaatgACTCAATGAATGAGATCGCAACTCCTATCGCAGCAGCAGCCGTCGGGtctggagatggtggggatgatgatgatggtgtAGTTGGAACTTTGATCTCTCATTTTGAGAGTGCGCTCAAGGTGGAAAGGACTTTCTACGGTATCATGTTAGGCGTCTGGCTGGCACTGTTCCTGATTGGCCTTGCTGTGGTGATTTGGAACAGTGGTGGACGAGAAAAATTTATGGCTTTGCGAGGCgtaccatcctcttcaagtCCACCTGGTTACGGTCCTCCCGAGTCCAAACACCCAAGATGGAAAGCATGGTTAACCAACAACCATCCCATATACGATTCCTACGCAGAGAAGCAGTTCCGCGGTACAACACCAACCAACTGCTTAGAAAGTTACACTCATGCTGACGTTCCCAACGTGAACAACGGAAACGATGACCATGAGaagagcttcttcaaaatgAGAGATTCACATGCTGCAGGGCCATTTGGATCTCACGCTACCTCTGCTGTTCGTTCCACTATTGCCTCATTAGCTGCGCCTGGGCAGAGCTTCCTCAAACTGTCAGGACGCAAGCTAACTGATACCACGACACCATACGATGATAAGGTACCACTTGCACCAGTTCAAACTTCTGAGAAGTACTCCCGAGATCATGCCAATTCACCATTCCCTCGACCTTCCTCAGAGTCATCCGAGTCGAGCGCAGCTCAGCCGTTTTGGGTTGACAAGTTCTACGGTGCATTCGAGGGTGTAAAGTCTTTCTTCCCTACAAGAAGTCAACGGCTTGGAGCCGCGTTGGCGAGGAAAGCTAGTCAAAGAACCGAAGGAAGTTTCGGTGCGAGCCAAGTGCCGACGGCCCGGACGCCAGGGCACGATTGGATTGGGGGACATCAATGTCTGCCCGAGAAAAAGGCTGAACCAGAATGGTCGATGGTCGATCCACGAATGCTGGGTCGCGCTTTAGAAGATGATAAAGGGAGATACCCAAGAGTCCTCCCACCTAGCGAAATGGCAGCTGCCAATTATAATCCCCATCCTGTCTACCCACGACCAATGTCTCGAGCTTCGACTCTCGGAGAGGGTATGGTCATCCCTTCAACCACAAGTCACCCGGACCCTTTCCAAGACATGCCACCGCTTCCCCCCAAACATAAGCGTGCTTCTATGGATTATGTTGAAGAGTACGAGTCCTCCCATTCCCGCTCTTCCCGTGAGGATAGCAGGCACGGCGGAGTGACCTCtcctgcctcttcttccgtaTCGTATTTTGCGGCTGAACCACAGTTGGTGAGTGCCTCCAAGGTACAAGTGGGAGTAGCACAAAAGGGGGGGCAGGCTACAAGGGCGTTGGCTGAAATTGTGAAGGAATTACaggagaaaagggagagaaaagaTCCCTTTGGGGATGATTATGAACGAGGGCTGTGA
- a CDS encoding plasma membrane fusion-related protein, putative, with product MYCILGSKITNLEKGLTWISEHAFVDLPTFPSDILLLSNDSMNEIATPIAAAAVGSGDGGDDDDGVVGTLISHFESALKVERTFYGIMLGVWLALFLIGLAVVIWNSGGREKFMALRGVPSSSSPPGYGPPESKHPRWKAWLTNNHPIYDSYAEKQFRGTTPTNCLESYTHADVPNVNNGNDDHEKSFFKMRDSHAAGPFGSHATSAVRSTIASLAAPGQSFLKLSGRKLTDTTTPYDDKVPLAPVQTSEKYSRDHANSPFPRPSSESSESSAAQPFWVDKFYGAFEGVKSFFPTRSQRLGAALARKASQRTEGSFGASQVPTARTPGHDWIGGHQCLPEKKAEPEWSMVDPRMLGRALEDDKGRYPRVLPPSEMAAANYNPHPVYPRPMSRASTLGEGMVIPSTTSHPDPFQDMPPLPPKHKRASMDYVEEYESSHSRSSREDSRHGGVTSPASSSVSYFAAEPQLVSASKVQVGVAQKGGQATRALAEIVKELQEKRERKDPFGDDYERGL from the coding sequence ATGTACTGTATCCTCGGCTCCAAGATCACCAATCTTGAAAAGGGTCTCACTTGGATATCCGAGCACGCCTTTGTCGACCTTCCTACCTTTCCGTCCgatatccttcttctctccaatgACTCAATGAATGAGATCGCAACTCCTATCGCAGCAGCAGCCGTCGGGtctggagatggtggggatgatgatgatggtgtAGTTGGAACTTTGATCTCTCATTTTGAGAGTGCGCTCAAGGTGGAAAGGACTTTCTACGGTATCATGTTAGGCGTCTGGCTGGCACTGTTCCTGATTGGCCTTGCTGTGGTGATTTGGAACAGTGGTGGACGAGAAAAATTTATGGCTTTGCGAGGCgtaccatcctcttcaagtCCACCTGGTTACGGTCCTCCCGAGTCCAAACACCCAAGATGGAAAGCATGGTTAACCAACAACCATCCCATATACGATTCCTACGCAGAGAAGCAGTTCCGCGGTACAACACCAACCAACTGCTTAGAAAGTTACACTCATGCTGACGTTCCCAACGTGAACAACGGAAACGATGACCATGAGaagagcttcttcaaaatgAGAGATTCACATGCTGCAGGGCCATTTGGATCTCACGCTACCTCTGCTGTTCGTTCCACTATTGCCTCATTAGCTGCGCCTGGGCAGAGCTTCCTCAAACTGTCAGGACGCAAGCTAACTGATACCACGACACCATACGATGATAAGGTACCACTTGCACCAGTTCAAACTTCTGAGAAGTACTCCCGAGATCATGCCAATTCACCATTCCCTCGACCTTCCTCAGAGTCATCCGAGTCGAGCGCAGCTCAGCCGTTTTGGGTTGACAAGTTCTACGGTGCATTCGAGGGTGTAAAGTCTTTCTTCCCTACAAGAAGTCAACGGCTTGGAGCCGCGTTGGCGAGGAAAGCTAGTCAAAGAACCGAAGGAAGTTTCGGTGCGAGCCAAGTGCCGACGGCCCGGACGCCAGGGCACGATTGGATTGGGGGACATCAATGTCTGCCCGAGAAAAAGGCTGAACCAGAATGGTCGATGGTCGATCCACGAATGCTGGGTCGCGCTTTAGAAGATGATAAAGGGAGATACCCAAGAGTCCTCCCACCTAGCGAAATGGCAGCTGCCAATTATAATCCCCATCCTGTCTACCCACGACCAATGTCTCGAGCTTCGACTCTCGGAGAGGGTATGGTCATCCCTTCAACCACAAGTCACCCGGACCCTTTCCAAGACATGCCACCGCTTCCCCCCAAACATAAGCGTGCTTCTATGGATTATGTTGAAGAGTACGAGTCCTCCCATTCCCGCTCTTCCCGTGAGGATAGCAGGCACGGCGGAGTGACCTCtcctgcctcttcttccgtaTCGTATTTTGCGGCTGAACCACAGTTGGTGAGTGCCTCCAAGGTACAAGTGGGAGTAGCACAAAAGGGGGGGCAGGCTACAAGGGCGTTGGCTGAAATTGTGAAGGAATTACaggagaaaagggagagaaaagaTCCCTTTGGGGATGATTATGAACGAGGGCTGTGA
- a CDS encoding expressed protein: MAPSTASRTTSKKSGKENMVPSRAKGKAVAEEDVRDGSFTEMSDDEEPKKSATKSKGKRPLLQESESNEEGVKELKKRLANMTSERDRIQSQSDKFSKQFEELSKLRSTDAEALLKKYKEKTEIQAKAQNDIIASQTALTEKLQAKVQSLEKSLAAAREAAIPVESNAKPDPKEIRALKEEMAKMKSEINAKDERIVNLEREYKAEVEHSRSLQASSKNPSSAPASSSVNQTAEEAEKDHASLALYEQLSLMNIVNVKIKDSRFGKERTFNCVMCVNGKSLNFKLRCYTEVDKKQDRSNPDYPYIKVAHYTPELLQNESEEFVEKLEYFAREFTVPRRELGGFFAELRSKMADDEE; the protein is encoded by the exons ATGGCCCCTTCAACAGCTTCTAGAACAACATCAAAGAAG TCCGGCAAGGAAAATATGGTCCCATCTCGTGCGAAAGGAAAGGCTGtcgcagaagaagatgtaagAGACGGAAGTTTTactg AGATGtccgatgatgaagaaccCAAAAAGTCGGCGACCAAATCCAAAGGAAAGAGACCATTATTACAGGAAAGCGAATCCAACGAAGAAGGCGTGAAGGAGCTGAAGAAAAGACTAGCGAAC ATGACAAGCGAACGAGACAGGATACAGTCTCAAAGTGACAAATTCTCTAAGCAGTTTGAAGAATTGTCAAAACTTCGATCGACGGACGCAGAAGCCTTGTTGAAGAAATACAAGGAAAAGACTGAGATTCAAGCTAAAG CTCAAAACGACATCATTGCCAGCCAAACTGCTCTGACGGAGAAGCTTCAAGCGAAGGTTCAGTCTTTGGAGAAATCATTGGCAGCCGCTCGGGAAGCAGCCATCCCGGTTGAGTCTAATGCCAAGCCCGATCCTAAAGAAATACGAGCTTtaaaggaggagatggcaaAAATGAAGTCGGAGATCAATGCCAAGGACGAACGAA TTGTAAACCTTGAACGCGAGTACAAAGCCGAGGTCGAGCACTCTCGCTCACTACAAGCTTCCTCTAAAAACCCATCATCAGCGCCGGCGTCAAGTTCTGTCAATCAAACTGCTGAAGAGGCTGAAAAGGACCATGCCAGCTTGGCGCTTTACGAACAACTCAGTCTGATGAACATAGTCAAcgtcaagatcaaggacTCGAGATttgggaaggaaaggacGTTCAATTGTGTCATGTGCGTTAACGGCAAAA GTCTTAACTTCAAGCTTCGTTGTTACACTGAGGTCGACAAGAAACAAGACAGGTCAAATCCGGACTATCCCTACATCAAAGTCGCTCACTACACACCCGAATTGCTCCAAAACGAAAGCGAAGAGTTCGTGGAGAAGCTCGAGTACTTTGCTAGAGAATTCACTGTGCCGCGAAGGGAATTGGGTGGATTTTTCGCCGAGCTTCGCTCCAAGATGGCAGACGATGAGGAGTAA
- a CDS encoding mating-type switching protein swi10, putative produces MTEQNRSSSSNGGSIGPSMGPPVFQTASSVLKSVAAQASPGASTSTMSLRNASGGQPSLSTSTSAPSPSTVGSSSNTAAGTGGPSTNSSQTSRPINRPAASKNSIIYNAVQRRNPVLSAIRNVGIEVGDIVADYQVGAHNGVLFLSLKYHRLHPEYIHQRIEKMKNMYNFRVILVLCDVNEHHQSLRELTKIAIINEFTVFVAWSNEEVAQYLVTFKQFEHKSADTLKERVQQTYHDQLAHVLTSGKKVNKTDADNLAAEFGSFESISRKSAKSLSNVKGLGATKVTSLIDAFTKPFLVGGLRRPEREKTAQEKQADSEAVTFAGDDMTDPTRSLELAVGNNDGNKRQMTDEVKGEDMVGGQVWHDPLDDEDDDKVAEEEPIAKRARIDTPI; encoded by the exons ATGACTGAGCAGAAcagatcatcttcaagtAATGGTGGTTCAATAGGACCTTCGATGGGTCCCCCCGTGTTTCAGACTGCCTCTTCTGTTCTCAAATCTGTTGCGGCTCAAGCAAGTCCAGGGGCCAGCACATCAACGATGTCTTTGCGAAATGCCTCAGGAGGTCAGCCTTCCTTGTCGACCTCAACATCGGCGCCGAGTCCATCAACCGTAGGATCTTCTAGCAATACTGCAGCAGGGACGGGCGGTCCCTCAACAAATAGTTCTCAAACATCAAGGCCTATAAACAGGCCGGCAGCAAGCAAGAACAGTATCATATATAATGCAGTTCAG AGACGGAACCCTGTTTTATCGGCCATCCGTAATGTCGGAATTGAAGTTGGCGACATTGTAGCGGATTATCAAGTCGGCGCCCATAATGGCGTGCTTTTTTTGAG CCTGAAATATCATAGATTACATCCAGAGTATATTCACCAACGGAtagaaaagatgaagaacaTGTACAATTTCCGGGTTATATTGGTCTTATGCGATGTT AACGAACATCACCAATCCTTACGAGAGCTCACCAAGATTGCCATTATCAACGAGTTTACTGTCTTTGTCGCCTGGTCAAATGAAGAGGTTGCTCAATATTTAGTCACTTTCAAGCAATTCGAACACAAATCAGCAGACActttgaaggagagggttCAACAAACTTATCATGATCAGTTGGCACACGTCCTGACAAGTGGCAAGAAGGTGAACAAGACCGACGCCGACAACCTCGCCGCTGAGTTTGGC TCATTCGAATCAATCTCGCGCAAGTCCGCCAAATCGTTGTCGAACGTTAAGGGTCTTGGCGCAACAAAAGTCACTTCTCTTATCGACGCCTTTACTAAACCCTTTCTCGTTGGAGGTTTGCGTCGAccggaaagagaaaagacgGCACAGGAGAAACAAGCAGATAGTGAAGCTGTTACATTTGCAGGCGATGATATGACCGATCCGACGAGAAGCTTAGAGCTCGCGGTCGGAAACAACGACGGTAACAAAAGACAGATGACCGACGAGGTCAAAGGTGAAGACATGGTCGGCGGTCAAGTATGGCATGATCCTTtggacgatgaggatgatgacaaggtggcggaagaagagcctATAGCGAAAAGGGCCCGCATAGACACTCCAATTTGA